Proteins from one Gimesia maris genomic window:
- a CDS encoding DUF1501 domain-containing protein — protein sequence MFSIPHIQVPQNRREFLETSGHGFGALALASLLSQSEASAAPSRSTTAGPLPHHKPKAKNIIFLFMEGGPSHIDTFDPKPLLNKLAGKTLPDSFGKILTAAGESRSPLLVSKRKWKQHGEAGTWVSDWLPEIATCVDDIAVIRSCWADGLNHSSSVCQMNTCSLIGGRPSLGSWVTYGLGSENRDLPSFVVMQDNRSQVVNGPRNWGTGFMPAVYQGIQLREGKQPIPNLNNPEGITDTRQQSKLSLLKSLNQGFTNAHSRQTELEARIASYELAFRMQAEAPEAVDLAQETQDTRKLYGMDQEETSSFGRLCLMSRRLVERGVRFVQLYHGAGSKWDAHSGIEKNHTRLCKTMDLPVAGLIKDLKQRGLLDETLVVWGGEFGRTPMSEKGDGRDHNPTGFTMWMAGGGVKGGQTIGTTDDLGLRAIEDRMHVHDLHASILHLLGLDRMKLVYEYNGRPERPTINEGEFQTKLVTG from the coding sequence ATGTTTTCAATACCACATATTCAAGTGCCTCAAAACCGACGCGAATTCCTGGAAACCAGCGGCCACGGATTCGGTGCCCTTGCACTGGCCAGCCTGCTCTCCCAGTCTGAAGCCTCAGCCGCCCCGAGTCGATCCACAACCGCCGGACCACTCCCGCATCATAAACCAAAGGCGAAGAACATTATCTTCCTGTTCATGGAGGGCGGACCGAGCCATATTGATACGTTCGATCCCAAGCCGCTTTTAAATAAACTGGCCGGTAAAACGCTTCCCGACAGTTTCGGCAAAATCCTGACCGCGGCGGGAGAATCGCGATCACCGCTGCTGGTCTCAAAACGGAAATGGAAACAACACGGCGAAGCCGGTACCTGGGTCTCCGACTGGCTCCCCGAGATCGCAACCTGCGTCGACGATATCGCCGTGATCCGTTCCTGCTGGGCTGACGGCCTGAACCATTCTTCAAGCGTCTGCCAGATGAATACCTGCTCGCTGATTGGCGGTCGCCCCTCACTGGGAAGCTGGGTTACCTACGGGCTGGGCTCGGAAAACAGGGATCTCCCCTCGTTCGTCGTCATGCAGGATAATCGCTCGCAGGTTGTGAATGGCCCACGTAACTGGGGAACCGGATTTATGCCGGCCGTCTACCAGGGAATTCAACTGCGGGAAGGCAAACAACCGATTCCGAATCTGAACAATCCTGAAGGAATTACCGACACGCGCCAGCAGAGTAAACTTTCGCTGCTGAAATCTTTGAACCAGGGATTTACCAACGCACATTCCCGACAGACTGAACTGGAAGCACGCATCGCCAGCTATGAGTTGGCGTTCCGCATGCAGGCCGAAGCCCCAGAAGCCGTCGACCTAGCACAGGAGACTCAAGACACACGCAAGCTGTACGGCATGGACCAGGAAGAGACATCTTCTTTCGGTCGTTTATGTCTGATGTCACGTCGGCTGGTCGAACGAGGCGTCCGCTTTGTACAGCTCTATCATGGAGCCGGAAGTAAGTGGGATGCCCACTCTGGTATTGAAAAGAATCATACCAGGCTCTGCAAAACGATGGACCTCCCTGTAGCCGGTTTAATCAAGGACCTGAAACAGCGGGGCTTGCTGGATGAAACCCTCGTCGTCTGGGGAGGCGAATTCGGACGCACCCCCATGTCTGAAAAGGGAGACGGCCGCGACCACAACCCGACCGGATTCACCATGTGGATGGCTGGCGGAGGCGTCAAAGGCGGTCAAACCATCGGTACCACCGATGACCTGGGCCTCCGGGCGATTGAGGATCGCATGCACGTTCACGATCTGCACGCGTCCATCCTCCACCTGTTGGGTCTGGACCGTATGAAACTGGTTTACGAATACAACGGCCGGCCCGAACGTCCTACCATCAATGAAGGTGAGTTCCAGACAAAACTGGTAACTGGTTAG
- a CDS encoding DUF1549 domain-containing protein, with amino-acid sequence MLHIFKYLVCILFCSLLTVSSASAADLSPEVMTFFEKEVRPLLSEHCWSCHGEKEQKGALRLDTRGHTLLGGESGTSIIPGKPDESLLIEAVRYESYEMPPSGKLKEKQIKILEKWVALGAPWPGADDSVPVRKEHGPAFTDEDRTWWAIQPLQEVIVPEIENSDWGRNEVDRFILAKLKQQGLAPSPEADRKALIRRVYFDLHGLPPTPEEVQEFVNDQSPDAYERLVERLLDSPRYGERWARHWLDVVRYADSDGYRADGFRPNAWRYRDYVIRSLNEDKPYNQFVQEQLAGDELFPDNVDAQIATGFLTHGNYEWNSRDVAGQWNLMLNELTDTVGDVFLGVGMQCARCHDHKFDPILQKDYFQLRAFFEPILIQTDQVAASAKQLEKYNREMADWEQATKEIRQEIEEIQIPYHKKAEAVVKSFPPEIQAMIDKPEEERTPRERQLVKLGWRQVEYNYDRLDRMLKPEDKEKVLALRRKLAKFDKLKPAPLPVAQQARDIGPVAPKTTIPKKRIECKPGFLTILDETPGDYFNSQSEETTSRRSALAQWLTQESNPLSTRVIVNRIWQYHFGKGLAPHSSDFGRLGGPPDHPELLDWLTRQFLEDGWRFKNLHRLIVTSATYRQSARHPQEAEMSALDPGNKYYWCADTRRLDAEQIRDSILSVTGQLNPQAGGPGVAASVPRRSIYLRVMRNSRDPLLDVFDLPRFFVSVPARDTTTSPVQSLQLFNSQQMLRLADQLSKRAFDESKTVPEAKREEAALRRAWEIVFGRSITDEELTIAREFLARHSKMLSEQEITVDLQELETATMPYRTGQSVVFQADKPSPFYVADDKQLKPENCTIEVFFQVRSIYESGAVRTLASKWTGKVPEPGWIFGVTGRGSRRKPQTLVFRTFGKRNDGSVGDEIIFSDQHIQLNTPYYAAVSFHVSGKQAGTIDFYLKDLSNDDEQLGRITKKHRIVQVQDNNLPIAFGRMVRNSQSYFDGLIDDIRFSSKALDAPSLLFTQESVTKDTLGYWKFDPVPGMFQDSSNHQHHITHEDQLSSAGNPRRAAFVDLCHILLNSNEFLYVH; translated from the coding sequence ATGCTTCACATATTCAAATACCTTGTGTGTATCCTTTTCTGTTCTCTACTGACGGTTTCCTCGGCCAGTGCCGCTGATCTGTCACCGGAAGTGATGACTTTTTTTGAAAAGGAAGTACGCCCGCTTCTTTCAGAACACTGCTGGTCCTGCCACGGTGAGAAGGAACAGAAAGGAGCACTGCGTCTCGACACGCGCGGTCACACGCTCCTGGGAGGCGAGTCTGGTACATCAATCATTCCCGGAAAACCAGACGAAAGCCTGCTCATCGAAGCGGTGCGCTACGAATCCTACGAGATGCCCCCTTCGGGAAAACTGAAGGAAAAGCAGATCAAGATCCTCGAAAAATGGGTCGCTCTGGGGGCGCCCTGGCCCGGCGCAGACGATTCTGTTCCGGTTCGTAAAGAACACGGTCCCGCGTTCACCGACGAGGATCGCACCTGGTGGGCCATTCAGCCACTGCAGGAGGTGATTGTCCCGGAAATTGAAAACTCTGACTGGGGCAGAAACGAAGTCGACCGCTTCATTCTTGCAAAATTAAAACAACAGGGACTGGCTCCGTCACCAGAAGCGGATCGAAAAGCATTGATCCGCCGGGTCTATTTTGATCTGCACGGCCTGCCTCCCACTCCCGAGGAAGTTCAGGAATTCGTAAATGACCAGAGCCCTGATGCCTATGAGCGGCTGGTAGAGCGACTGCTTGACAGTCCACGCTATGGAGAACGCTGGGCCCGTCACTGGCTTGATGTTGTCAGATACGCTGATTCAGACGGTTATCGCGCTGACGGCTTTCGCCCGAATGCGTGGCGCTATCGGGATTATGTGATCCGCTCGCTGAATGAAGATAAACCTTATAATCAGTTCGTTCAGGAACAACTGGCAGGCGATGAACTGTTCCCCGATAATGTCGATGCGCAAATCGCAACCGGCTTCCTCACGCATGGCAATTATGAATGGAACAGCCGCGATGTCGCCGGTCAGTGGAATCTGATGCTGAACGAACTGACCGATACGGTGGGCGATGTCTTCCTGGGAGTAGGCATGCAGTGTGCCCGCTGCCATGATCACAAATTTGACCCCATCCTGCAAAAAGACTATTTCCAGTTACGCGCTTTCTTTGAACCGATTCTGATCCAGACTGATCAGGTCGCTGCCTCTGCGAAACAACTGGAGAAGTATAATCGCGAAATGGCCGACTGGGAGCAGGCGACGAAAGAAATTCGCCAGGAAATCGAAGAAATTCAGATCCCTTATCACAAGAAAGCCGAAGCAGTCGTCAAGTCGTTTCCTCCTGAAATCCAGGCCATGATCGACAAACCGGAAGAGGAACGGACGCCGCGCGAACGTCAACTGGTCAAACTCGGCTGGAGGCAGGTGGAATACAATTACGACAGGCTCGACAGAATGTTGAAGCCGGAGGACAAGGAAAAAGTCCTCGCGCTAAGACGTAAGCTGGCAAAGTTCGACAAGCTGAAACCCGCACCGTTACCGGTTGCGCAACAGGCCAGGGATATCGGTCCCGTTGCCCCCAAAACAACCATTCCCAAAAAACGGATTGAATGCAAACCAGGCTTTCTGACAATTCTGGATGAAACCCCCGGCGATTATTTCAACTCCCAAAGCGAAGAAACAACCAGTCGCCGCAGTGCACTTGCCCAGTGGCTCACGCAGGAAAGCAATCCCCTGTCGACTCGAGTGATCGTGAACCGTATCTGGCAATATCATTTCGGTAAAGGATTGGCACCGCACAGCAGCGATTTCGGCCGCCTGGGAGGACCGCCCGATCATCCTGAATTACTCGATTGGCTGACGCGACAGTTTCTCGAAGATGGCTGGCGATTCAAGAACCTGCACCGGTTGATTGTTACCTCAGCCACCTATCGCCAATCCGCCCGGCATCCACAGGAAGCCGAGATGTCCGCCCTCGATCCGGGGAATAAGTATTACTGGTGTGCCGATACCCGCCGGCTCGACGCGGAACAGATCCGCGATTCCATTCTGTCTGTAACAGGTCAACTGAATCCACAGGCAGGTGGTCCCGGTGTCGCTGCCAGTGTCCCCAGACGGTCGATCTATTTGCGTGTAATGCGAAACAGTCGAGATCCGCTGCTGGATGTGTTTGATTTACCTCGCTTTTTCGTCAGCGTGCCTGCACGCGACACGACAACCTCGCCGGTTCAATCACTGCAGCTATTCAACAGCCAGCAAATGCTGAGACTCGCCGATCAACTGTCCAAACGAGCCTTCGACGAATCAAAAACAGTACCCGAAGCAAAAAGAGAAGAAGCGGCATTGCGTCGCGCCTGGGAGATCGTTTTCGGCAGATCAATCACCGATGAAGAATTGACCATCGCCAGAGAGTTTCTCGCGCGTCACTCAAAGATGCTGTCGGAACAGGAAATCACCGTCGATCTACAGGAACTGGAAACCGCGACCATGCCTTACCGCACTGGACAGTCGGTCGTTTTTCAAGCGGACAAGCCGTCTCCCTTTTACGTCGCAGATGACAAACAATTGAAACCGGAAAACTGCACGATCGAAGTCTTTTTCCAGGTCCGATCGATCTACGAATCAGGGGCTGTACGCACACTGGCTTCAAAGTGGACCGGTAAAGTGCCTGAACCCGGCTGGATATTCGGTGTGACGGGCCGTGGCTCACGCCGCAAACCTCAAACGCTTGTCTTCCGCACATTCGGTAAAAGAAACGACGGCTCAGTCGGTGACGAGATCATTTTTTCCGACCAGCACATTCAGCTTAACACTCCCTACTATGCCGCTGTCAGTTTTCATGTCTCCGGTAAACAGGCAGGCACAATCGACTTCTACCTCAAAGATCTCTCGAATGATGATGAGCAGCTAGGCCGGATTACCAAGAAACACCGGATTGTCCAGGTTCAGGATAATAACCTGCCCATCGCTTTCGGACGTATGGTCCGTAATTCTCAGAGTTACTTTGACGGTCTGATTGACGACATCCGCTTTTCCTCAAAGGCGCTGGACGCCCCGTCTCTGCTCTTCACGCAGGAATCCGTGACGAAGGATACGCTGGGCTACTGGAAATTCGATCCTGTACCAGGCATGTTCCAGGACAGCTCGAATCATCAGCATCATATTACGCATGAAGACCAGTTATCATCAGCCGGCAATCCGCGACGGGCAGCCTTCGTCGATCTCTGCCATATCCTTCTGAACTCAAATGAATTTCTCTACGTCCATTAA
- a CDS encoding bifunctional peroxiredoxin/serine/threonine-protein kinase, whose protein sequence is MNSVQSCVVGSKVRPFQLHAVSPHLQPKQIQSEDYQGRWLALIFYPHDFSFVCPTELTGFSAEKSQFDQLNCELLGVSIDSLETHSQWLQTPANEGGVEGLRFPLASDPQGALCKYYGVWREADDLPNRGLFLIDPEGTLRFAASYDLSVGRNVQDVLRVLDALQAGGLCPANWKRADGVLDTASLLKSGRVLGHYRIVRELGLGAFGQVFEADDLRLERKVALKVISKQDDQTEKQVLREARSAAGINHPNVCTIYSADLIDTLPTIVMEYIDGCSLADMIGTGFDHRQFRRIASHIALGLAAAHEKGIVHGDLKPANILLRGGDEPVIVDFGLARSYRQIGVVTRTSSDNAPQFPVTTKTDVATESKESELDLDETIVLDSNPIAPATISADDSNGISGTPAYMSPEQARGAQLSAASDIFSLGLIFVEMLCGESVMRDMTALEIISALWKTDFVESLTEQIPQEFRSDLLDLFAMEPGKRPSAKEVSRRMAEQN, encoded by the coding sequence ATGAACTCCGTACAAAGCTGCGTCGTTGGTTCAAAGGTCCGACCATTTCAATTGCACGCGGTTAGCCCCCACCTTCAACCCAAGCAGATCCAATCCGAAGATTACCAGGGACGCTGGCTGGCACTGATATTCTATCCACATGACTTCTCGTTTGTCTGTCCCACCGAACTCACAGGATTCAGCGCGGAGAAATCGCAGTTTGATCAACTCAACTGTGAACTGCTGGGGGTAAGCATTGACTCCCTCGAGACACACTCTCAGTGGCTTCAAACTCCCGCGAACGAAGGTGGTGTTGAAGGACTCCGATTTCCCCTGGCTTCTGATCCCCAGGGCGCGCTTTGTAAATATTATGGTGTCTGGCGTGAAGCCGACGATCTGCCCAATCGCGGGTTGTTTCTGATTGACCCGGAAGGGACCCTGCGCTTCGCCGCCAGTTATGACTTGAGCGTGGGGCGGAATGTTCAAGACGTCCTGCGAGTTTTAGACGCTTTACAGGCGGGAGGACTCTGTCCGGCCAACTGGAAGCGTGCCGATGGAGTGCTGGATACCGCGTCGCTTTTGAAGTCGGGCCGGGTACTCGGCCATTACCGTATCGTACGCGAGTTGGGTCTCGGGGCTTTCGGGCAGGTTTTCGAAGCAGACGACTTGCGTCTCGAGCGCAAAGTCGCGCTCAAAGTGATCTCAAAACAAGATGATCAAACCGAAAAACAAGTCCTGCGGGAAGCACGGTCGGCGGCCGGTATCAATCATCCGAATGTCTGCACGATTTATTCTGCGGATTTAATTGACACCTTACCGACGATTGTCATGGAGTATATTGATGGTTGCTCACTCGCAGATATGATTGGCACCGGATTCGATCACCGTCAATTCCGCAGGATCGCTTCTCATATTGCCTTGGGACTGGCTGCCGCTCACGAAAAGGGAATCGTTCACGGAGACCTGAAGCCTGCGAATATTCTGCTGCGCGGCGGAGACGAACCGGTCATTGTCGACTTTGGGCTCGCTCGTTCTTATCGCCAGATCGGTGTCGTCACCAGGACCAGTTCAGATAACGCACCACAATTCCCGGTAACGACGAAAACAGATGTCGCTACTGAATCGAAAGAATCAGAGCTGGATTTAGATGAGACCATTGTGCTTGATTCCAATCCAATCGCCCCTGCCACGATCTCGGCTGACGACTCCAACGGGATCTCTGGCACGCCGGCTTATATGTCTCCCGAACAGGCCCGTGGAGCGCAATTGAGTGCAGCCAGCGACATCTTCTCCCTGGGATTAATTTTCGTAGAGATGCTGTGTGGTGAATCTGTAATGCGAGACATGACGGCTCTGGAAATCATCTCTGCTTTATGGAAAACTGATTTCGTCGAATCTCTGACAGAGCAGATTCCCCAGGAGTTCCGCAGCGATCTGCTTGACCTGTTTGCGATGGAGCCCGGCAAACGCCCCAGTGCGAAAGAGGTGAGCAGGAGGATGGCGGAGCAGAACTGA